A region of Acidisarcina sp. DNA encodes the following proteins:
- a CDS encoding ABC transporter ATP-binding protein, with protein sequence MRPSTMSMRAERSISGRGSHGGGDSPEKKHKPNLRKVVPEIWKLVRSRRWILLLGLMLTGLKSVTGLVLPLSTKYLIDTVLKSDGSGAGKLPWLVAAVFSATAVQAMTSFSLTQLLSKAGQRMIADLRKQVQQHIGRLPVSFYDANRTGTLVSRIMTDVEGVRNLIGTGLVDFVGGLLTALIVFGILLYKSQRITLIVFSVILLFVFVLQKAFKIIRPIFRERSRINAEVTGRLTESLGGVRVIKGYHAEDREAGVFAQGVQRLLDNVMKSLTATSALGFVSTTVLGIVGGLVMLLGGHQVLNHQLTTGGYFQYTMLLAFMIAPVFQIVNVGTQITEAIAGLDRTIEILNERQEDADPARTVVLPTIHGEVAFDNVSFAYDPEKPVLHEVSFLSNPGTVTALVGSSGSGKSTIISLICAFHTPNAGAVLIDGVDLSTVKLDSYRSQLGVVLQDSFLFDGSIRDNILFSRPDATEEEFLSACRIARVDEFAERFPENYDTIVGERGVKLSGGQRQRLSIARAILADPRILILDEATSSLDSESEAMIQEGLSYLMRGRTTFVIAHRLSTIRRADQILVVEAGRIVERGTHESLYALGGRYYDLYTRQHGLETNLFLAPGEGDAVPEETK encoded by the coding sequence ATGCGTCCTTCCACCATGTCGATGCGGGCCGAGCGCAGTATCAGCGGTCGTGGGTCACATGGTGGAGGGGACTCGCCCGAAAAGAAGCACAAACCCAACCTGCGCAAGGTCGTGCCGGAGATATGGAAGCTGGTTCGATCGCGCCGCTGGATCCTGCTGCTGGGCTTGATGCTCACCGGGTTGAAGAGCGTTACAGGGCTGGTGCTTCCGCTCTCCACAAAGTACCTGATCGATACCGTGCTCAAGAGCGATGGCAGCGGAGCAGGCAAACTGCCCTGGCTGGTTGCCGCGGTCTTTTCCGCCACGGCTGTGCAGGCGATGACCTCGTTCTCGCTGACGCAATTGCTGTCCAAGGCCGGGCAGCGGATGATTGCCGATCTTCGCAAGCAGGTGCAGCAGCACATCGGGCGGCTACCCGTGAGCTTCTACGATGCCAACCGTACCGGCACGCTGGTCTCCCGCATTATGACGGACGTTGAAGGCGTGCGGAATCTGATTGGCACGGGCCTGGTGGATTTCGTCGGCGGCCTGCTCACCGCGCTCATCGTCTTCGGCATCCTGCTGTATAAGAGCCAGCGCATCACGCTTATTGTTTTCTCCGTGATCCTGCTCTTTGTCTTCGTGCTGCAAAAGGCATTCAAGATTATTCGTCCTATCTTCCGCGAGCGCAGCAGGATCAACGCCGAGGTTACTGGCCGCCTGACAGAATCGCTGGGTGGTGTGCGCGTGATCAAGGGCTATCACGCAGAGGATCGCGAAGCCGGCGTCTTTGCGCAAGGTGTGCAGCGCCTGCTGGATAACGTGATGAAGTCACTGACTGCTACCAGCGCCCTGGGTTTTGTCTCGACTACGGTGCTGGGGATAGTTGGCGGCCTGGTGATGCTGCTCGGCGGACACCAGGTTCTCAATCATCAACTGACGACCGGCGGATACTTCCAATACACGATGCTGCTGGCGTTTATGATCGCTCCGGTCTTTCAGATCGTGAATGTGGGCACGCAGATCACGGAAGCAATCGCAGGGCTCGACCGCACCATCGAAATTCTGAACGAACGCCAGGAGGACGCCGATCCGGCACGGACGGTTGTTCTGCCAACGATCCATGGCGAGGTTGCGTTTGACAATGTGAGCTTTGCCTACGATCCGGAGAAGCCGGTCCTGCATGAGGTCTCCTTTCTCTCGAACCCGGGTACGGTGACTGCGCTGGTCGGCTCGTCCGGCTCGGGCAAGTCCACGATCATCAGCCTCATCTGCGCGTTCCACACACCCAATGCCGGAGCGGTGCTGATCGATGGAGTGGACCTCTCCACGGTGAAGCTGGATAGCTACCGCAGCCAGCTTGGGGTAGTGCTGCAGGATTCCTTCCTGTTCGATGGATCGATCCGCGACAACATACTTTTCTCGCGTCCCGATGCGACGGAAGAAGAGTTTCTATCCGCCTGCCGCATCGCGCGCGTCGACGAATTCGCAGAGCGTTTTCCGGAGAACTACGACACAATTGTCGGGGAGCGCGGCGTCAAGCTCTCGGGAGGACAGCGTCAGCGGCTGTCCATTGCGCGCGCCATCCTTGCCGATCCGCGCATTCTTATACTCGATGAGGCTACCTCGTCGCTCGACTCGGAATCCGAGGCGATGATCCAGGAGGGGTTGAGCTACCTGATGCGGGGGCGCACCACCTTCGTAATTGCGCACAGGCTCTCGACGATCCGCCGCGCCGATCAGATCCTGGTGGTCGAGGCGGGGAGGATTGTGGAGCGCGGAACCCATGAGAGCCTGTATGCGCTCGGTGGACGCTACTACGACCTCTACACCCGGCAGCATGGGTTGGAGACGAATCTCTTCCTCGCTCCTGGTGAGGGAGATGCAGTGCCGGAAGAGACGAAGTAG
- a CDS encoding PD-(D/E)XK nuclease family protein yields MDPAVEVLEYLAGGGLVVTANPRAARTLRRAYADWQRLRGAQAWASPTVADWSGWLGELWAEYAFSIKDAPLLLSSLQERWLWKRVVQSQEEAKLVVSVDPLTALAQQAYSLLSDYDAQGRRQFPWSTRGEDSLSDPEAFRRWAFAFDGECRRRRAISHSQLTATLAEQIHKGSIAVPPEIRLLGFDRLTPGQQKLLDALQEMGSVITRLVSPEAAAPPRLILAQNRRDEIATCAAWLRKLLLKDPSLRIAVIVPDLEAARGEIERTFRRMLAPESMNILAKPTSLPFEFSLGVPLATLPVVRAALLLLRWIDSPLMAEELSWLLLSGFVAVTDTDPLLLSEIDFRLRGSGLMQQEISLSNFAKQRQQQANDAGKKLVQRLSNMSRIARVDRPREALEWTELAQAMLSTAGWPGPAEPDSIEFQARKKWARLLESMATLGFDDYRLSYREFLSFLERHATEAIFSPESQDAQVQVMGPAESSGQSFDAVWFLGAEEGTWPRSGRPHPLLPLAVQRAAGMPHSTAATDWDLARTTTLRVASSAPVSIFSYSGQNEDGALRPSTLLRELPECPEALPSDELRAELALESEPPPLDRTEKVPDSAGIPWPSDRTVGGFAVLKRQSACPFQSFAAARLFASELEEVQWGLSALQRGDLLHSVLERLWSQAPAEGRLHSLSDLHSAIHGNTLDAMLTTHIEEVFKRYPATQEADAWTTTYLQAEKERLHMVLTSWLMYEADRQPFTVEACEKAMKDVYVGDLRLDLRMDRVDLLSDATRLLIDYKTGEVSTSQWTVPRLEEPQLPLYATYGGLEDVQGLVFAQIRAGKMKFVGHVQNPKEQLFAHLGGTAALVKKPLDETMRNAWKEDLLELANGFVRGEASVDPKRYPQTCKHCAFPALCRVAETAVPHLAVDTTYSGNSNGEDERND; encoded by the coding sequence ATGGATCCTGCTGTCGAAGTTCTGGAGTATCTGGCCGGTGGAGGGCTGGTCGTCACCGCAAATCCGCGCGCCGCTCGCACCTTGCGGCGCGCCTATGCGGATTGGCAGAGGCTCCGGGGTGCCCAGGCATGGGCCTCGCCAACCGTGGCCGATTGGTCAGGCTGGCTGGGCGAGCTCTGGGCGGAATACGCGTTCTCAATTAAGGATGCGCCTCTCCTGCTCTCTTCCCTGCAGGAGCGCTGGCTCTGGAAGCGCGTGGTGCAGTCGCAGGAGGAAGCGAAGCTGGTGGTTTCCGTGGATCCCCTAACGGCTCTCGCGCAACAGGCATACTCGCTTCTATCGGATTACGATGCGCAGGGACGGCGGCAGTTTCCCTGGTCGACCCGCGGAGAGGACTCCCTGAGCGACCCTGAGGCATTCCGCCGCTGGGCCTTCGCCTTTGATGGAGAGTGCCGCAGACGTCGCGCCATCAGCCACAGCCAACTCACCGCCACGCTGGCCGAGCAGATCCATAAGGGGAGCATCGCCGTGCCCCCGGAGATACGTCTCCTCGGCTTTGACAGGCTCACGCCCGGACAACAGAAGCTGCTGGATGCGCTCCAGGAGATGGGCTCCGTAATTACGAGGCTCGTGTCGCCTGAAGCTGCTGCACCTCCCCGCCTGATACTGGCGCAGAACCGCCGCGACGAAATTGCCACCTGCGCAGCATGGCTGCGAAAGCTGCTCCTCAAAGATCCCTCACTTCGGATAGCCGTAATTGTCCCTGACCTTGAAGCTGCTCGGGGAGAGATCGAGCGCACCTTTCGCCGCATGCTTGCCCCGGAATCGATGAACATCTTGGCGAAACCAACATCCCTGCCCTTTGAGTTTTCGCTCGGCGTGCCGCTGGCAACGCTTCCTGTAGTACGCGCGGCGCTCCTCCTGCTGCGCTGGATCGACTCTCCGCTGATGGCCGAGGAGCTATCCTGGTTGCTGTTATCTGGATTTGTCGCAGTTACGGATACAGACCCCCTTCTGCTCTCTGAAATCGATTTCCGCCTGCGAGGATCGGGCCTGATGCAGCAGGAGATCAGCCTTTCCAACTTCGCAAAGCAACGCCAGCAGCAAGCGAACGATGCGGGAAAGAAGCTGGTGCAGCGCCTCAGCAACATGTCGCGGATTGCTCGCGTAGATCGCCCCCGCGAGGCCCTGGAGTGGACGGAACTGGCACAGGCCATGCTTTCCACCGCCGGATGGCCGGGGCCTGCGGAACCCGACAGTATCGAATTTCAGGCGCGCAAGAAATGGGCACGACTGCTGGAGAGCATGGCCACTCTTGGCTTTGACGACTATCGCCTTTCCTACAGGGAATTCCTGTCGTTTCTGGAAAGACACGCAACCGAAGCCATCTTTTCACCCGAATCACAGGATGCGCAGGTACAGGTGATGGGACCAGCAGAGTCCTCAGGCCAGAGCTTTGACGCGGTCTGGTTCCTTGGCGCGGAGGAAGGCACCTGGCCGCGAAGTGGGAGGCCGCATCCCCTGCTTCCGCTTGCAGTCCAGCGCGCTGCTGGAATGCCGCACTCCACCGCCGCAACGGATTGGGATCTCGCACGGACCACAACTCTGCGCGTAGCTTCGAGCGCGCCTGTCTCGATCTTCAGCTACTCCGGGCAGAATGAAGACGGGGCTCTGCGGCCCTCTACGCTGCTGCGTGAGCTGCCAGAATGCCCCGAGGCTCTGCCTTCGGATGAACTTCGCGCGGAACTCGCGCTCGAATCAGAACCTCCGCCTCTGGATCGTACGGAGAAGGTCCCGGACAGCGCCGGAATTCCCTGGCCGAGCGACAGAACGGTTGGCGGCTTCGCTGTTCTCAAGCGTCAGTCCGCGTGTCCCTTCCAGTCCTTCGCAGCAGCCAGGCTTTTTGCCAGCGAACTGGAAGAGGTGCAATGGGGCTTATCCGCGTTGCAGCGAGGGGACCTGCTTCACTCCGTGCTGGAGCGGCTTTGGTCTCAAGCACCGGCAGAAGGCCGGCTCCACTCGCTGAGCGATCTGCACTCTGCAATCCACGGCAACACGCTGGACGCAATGCTGACAACGCATATCGAGGAGGTCTTCAAACGGTATCCCGCCACGCAGGAAGCAGACGCCTGGACCACGACCTACCTTCAGGCGGAAAAAGAGCGGCTGCATATGGTCCTTACCTCCTGGCTTATGTATGAGGCCGATCGCCAACCCTTCACCGTGGAGGCGTGCGAAAAGGCCATGAAGGATGTTTACGTGGGAGATCTGCGCCTCGATCTGCGCATGGATCGCGTTGATCTGCTGAGCGATGCGACTCGCCTGCTGATCGACTATAAAACCGGCGAAGTCTCCACCTCACAGTGGACTGTGCCCCGGCTGGAGGAGCCACAACTCCCCCTCTATGCCACGTATGGCGGACTGGAAGATGTTCAGGGCCTTGTCTTCGCCCAGATTCGCGCTGGAAAGATGAAGTTCGTCGGACACGTACAGAATCCGAAGGAGCAACTGTTCGCTCATCTCGGCGGTACAGCAGCGCTGGTGAAGAAGCCTCTCGACGAGACGATGAGAAATGCCTGGAAGGAAGACCTTCTCGAATTGGCGAATGGCTTCGTGCGCGGCGAAGCCTCTGTAGATCCCAAGCGCTATCCGCAGACCTGTAAGCACTGTGCGTTTCCCGCACTCTGTCGAGTGGCGGAGACCGCCGTGCCGCACCTCGCAGTGGACACCACATATTCCGGGAACAGCAACGGGGAGGATGAGAGGAATGATTGA
- a CDS encoding SCO family protein, with the protein MNRFPILVLCLAVLSLGVFSSGCRKGQPAASSSASSGAPFKTYKLRGKVVSIDAARSEVTLDHEAIPGFMSAMTMPYKLKDPTILSEFHPGDTITADILVSDQDVLLDHVVIVGQAKPDYKPAAMYHIPKPGDEVPDFKFLNQSNRQIHLAEFHGKALLVTFIYTRCPLADFCPRMSRNFATIDKALAGDQALYAKTHLLSVSFDPDYDTPQVLRSYGGAYTGKYTNETFSHWDFAAPAKAEQPEITKFFDVGVAPEANKTITHSLSTVLIGPDGKVAQWYPGNDWKPEDVIKDIRQSLQAHS; encoded by the coding sequence GTGAATCGCTTTCCCATACTGGTTTTATGTCTGGCTGTTCTGTCGCTTGGCGTTTTCAGCTCCGGCTGTCGCAAGGGGCAGCCGGCGGCTAGCTCGTCCGCGTCTTCGGGAGCACCGTTCAAGACTTACAAGCTGCGCGGCAAGGTGGTATCTATCGATGCTGCCCGGAGCGAGGTGACGCTCGACCATGAGGCGATTCCCGGCTTCATGTCGGCGATGACGATGCCCTATAAGTTAAAGGATCCCACGATCCTGAGCGAGTTCCATCCCGGGGACACGATAACGGCAGACATTCTGGTATCCGATCAGGACGTGCTGCTGGACCACGTCGTCATCGTTGGGCAGGCAAAGCCGGATTACAAGCCGGCAGCCATGTATCACATTCCCAAGCCCGGCGATGAGGTGCCCGACTTTAAGTTTCTCAACCAGAGTAACCGTCAGATTCATCTGGCAGAGTTTCACGGCAAAGCCCTGCTGGTCACCTTCATCTATACGCGGTGTCCGCTGGCAGACTTTTGCCCACGCATGAGCCGGAATTTCGCGACGATCGATAAGGCTCTTGCGGGGGATCAGGCGCTCTATGCGAAGACCCACCTGCTGAGTGTGAGCTTTGATCCGGACTACGATACGCCGCAGGTTCTACGCAGTTACGGCGGCGCCTACACGGGCAAGTACACCAACGAGACGTTCAGTCACTGGGACTTTGCCGCTCCAGCGAAGGCCGAACAGCCGGAGATTACGAAGTTTTTTGATGTTGGCGTGGCGCCCGAGGCAAACAAGACCATTACACACTCGCTTTCTACCGTGCTGATTGGACCGGATGGCAAGGTGGCGCAATGGTATCCCGGCAACGATTGGAAGCCGGAGGACGTAATCAAAGACATCCGGCAATCCCTGCAGGCGCATAGCTAA
- a CDS encoding S9 family peptidase codes for MSTPETATSQANAKADAAPVARREPKQTTLHGHTLVDDYAWLREKSSPEVVAYLEAENAYSNAIMQGTENLQKELYDEMVGHIKETDVSVPFPERGYLYYTRTEQGLQYPIYCRKSRQEGDKAPEQVLLDVNELAKNEDFMAVDVFTVSDDGNLLAYSTDTTGFRQYTLHVKDLRTGETLADRVERVGSIVWANDNRTLFYSVEDEEQKRQYQFYRHVVGAPHEQDVLVYEEKDERFNIGAGRTCDGQYIILASGSHTTTEEQFLPAGTPEGAWTLIHPREDDLEYYADHRNGIFYIRTNDAGRNFRLVTTPVDKPGREHWTEMLPHRPDVMLEEVEVFASFYAAWERSNGLPTLRVFRFADAGLSTGPAAEVSFPEPVYSVDPYINREFDTTKYRYNYQSLVTPASVYEYDVLSGTSALLKQQEVPGGFDRSLYQSERIFAKAADGVDIPVSIVYRKDKKGNGANPLWVYGYGSYGYALPIRFSSNRLILLDRGFVLAFAHIRGGGDMGKPWHDAGRLMQKRNTFTDFITVTEALTAKGYGDPNRVAIEGGSAGGLLMGAVANMRPELFRAVVSHVPFVDVMNTMLDASLPLTVPEYEEWGNPNEQPAFEYMLSYSPYDNLRQAAYPAMLVKTSLNDSQVMYWEPAKYVAKLRTLDTGGHALLLYTNMSAGHGGASGRYDYLKEIAFDYAFLMRELGVA; via the coding sequence ATGAGCACACCCGAGACCGCTACTTCCCAAGCAAACGCTAAAGCAGACGCTGCACCGGTTGCCCGCCGCGAACCGAAGCAAACCACTCTCCATGGCCACACGCTGGTCGATGACTATGCCTGGCTGCGCGAGAAATCGAGCCCTGAAGTCGTCGCCTATCTGGAGGCGGAGAATGCCTACTCCAACGCCATCATGCAAGGGACGGAGAATCTGCAGAAGGAGCTCTACGACGAGATGGTGGGGCACATCAAGGAGACCGATGTATCGGTTCCCTTCCCGGAGCGCGGCTACCTCTACTACACGCGCACGGAGCAGGGGCTCCAGTACCCCATCTATTGCCGCAAGTCGCGCCAGGAGGGAGACAAGGCGCCGGAGCAGGTACTGCTCGACGTCAACGAGCTGGCAAAGAATGAAGACTTTATGGCGGTGGATGTCTTTACCGTATCCGATGACGGCAACCTGCTTGCCTACTCCACCGACACGACAGGCTTCCGCCAGTACACGCTCCATGTGAAGGACCTGCGCACGGGTGAGACGCTCGCCGATCGCGTGGAGCGCGTTGGCTCCATCGTCTGGGCGAACGACAATCGAACCCTCTTCTACTCGGTGGAGGATGAGGAGCAGAAACGCCAATACCAGTTCTACCGGCATGTTGTGGGCGCTCCCCACGAGCAGGATGTGCTGGTGTACGAAGAAAAGGATGAACGATTCAACATCGGTGCCGGCCGCACCTGCGATGGCCAGTACATCATCCTCGCCTCTGGCAGCCACACCACGACGGAAGAGCAGTTTCTTCCCGCCGGAACACCCGAGGGCGCATGGACGCTCATCCACCCGAGAGAAGATGACCTGGAGTACTACGCCGATCATCGCAATGGCATCTTCTACATCCGCACCAACGACGCTGGCAGAAATTTCCGGCTGGTTACCACGCCCGTTGACAAGCCGGGACGCGAACATTGGACAGAGATGCTGCCGCACCGCCCCGATGTGATGCTGGAAGAGGTTGAGGTATTCGCGTCTTTCTACGCAGCGTGGGAGCGCAGCAACGGCCTGCCGACGCTCCGCGTCTTTCGCTTCGCTGATGCGGGCCTGTCCACTGGACCAGCGGCGGAAGTCTCCTTCCCGGAACCGGTATATAGCGTAGACCCATACATCAATCGCGAGTTCGACACGACGAAATACCGCTATAACTACCAGTCGCTGGTAACGCCCGCGTCGGTCTACGAGTATGACGTCCTCAGCGGAACCTCGGCCCTCCTCAAGCAGCAGGAGGTTCCCGGCGGCTTCGACCGGTCGCTGTACCAATCCGAGCGCATCTTTGCCAAGGCCGCCGACGGAGTCGATATTCCCGTCTCCATCGTCTATCGCAAAGATAAAAAGGGCAACGGCGCCAATCCGCTGTGGGTCTATGGCTATGGCTCGTATGGATATGCGCTGCCGATTCGCTTCAGTTCGAACCGCCTGATCTTGTTGGATCGCGGATTTGTGCTTGCCTTTGCGCATATTCGCGGCGGCGGAGACATGGGGAAGCCATGGCATGACGCCGGACGGCTGATGCAGAAGCGAAACACCTTCACCGACTTCATTACGGTGACGGAAGCGTTAACCGCGAAGGGCTATGGCGACCCGAATCGAGTTGCGATCGAAGGCGGCAGCGCCGGTGGATTACTGATGGGTGCCGTCGCCAACATGCGGCCCGAACTCTTCCGCGCCGTCGTCTCGCATGTCCCCTTTGTCGACGTGATGAACACGATGCTGGATGCTTCCCTCCCGCTGACGGTGCCGGAGTACGAGGAGTGGGGCAATCCCAATGAGCAGCCTGCGTTCGAGTACATGCTCAGCTACTCCCCTTATGACAACCTGCGGCAGGCCGCCTATCCCGCAATGCTGGTCAAAACCTCTCTGAACGATAGTCAGGTCATGTATTGGGAGCCGGCGAAATATGTGGCGAAGCTGCGCACGCTCGACACCGGCGGCCACGCTCTGCTGCTCTACACCAACATGAGCGCAGGCCATGGCGGCGCCAGCGGCCGCTATGACTACCTGAAGGAGATCGCCTTCGATTACGCATTCCTCATGCGCGAATTAGGAGTGGCGTAG
- the fetB gene encoding iron export ABC transporter permease subunit FetB has translation MLSHFFHSQLGLGAAECIAAAVIALLAMVLARRRGVDMLGDLPLALLRGIAQVVAVGAILAALLHGPQWTSLIVLSIMMIAAATIVRRRAKSIPRAFTLALISIFVGAGSVIAIMVALGVIPLRITILIPVGSMIIANTMNTQALFLDRFRGELKSHVGEIESALALGATPDAASIRYLQAAYKASLIPSIDNVRSLGIVWIPGLMAGMILSGSSPVYAALYQFVVITTIFSAAAITCLTASYLITGRVFTEHQQLLIRG, from the coding sequence ATGCTTAGTCACTTTTTCCATAGCCAGTTGGGCCTGGGCGCCGCCGAGTGCATCGCCGCTGCGGTGATCGCGCTGCTGGCCATGGTGCTGGCCCGGCGGCGCGGCGTGGATATGCTCGGCGATCTGCCGCTGGCGTTGTTGCGCGGCATTGCGCAAGTCGTCGCCGTGGGCGCGATTCTTGCCGCCCTGCTGCATGGACCGCAGTGGACCTCCCTGATCGTTCTGAGCATCATGATGATCGCGGCTGCGACCATCGTGCGCCGCAGGGCGAAGAGCATCCCTCGGGCATTTACGCTCGCGCTGATTTCCATCTTTGTCGGTGCGGGCAGCGTAATCGCGATCATGGTCGCCCTCGGCGTCATTCCGCTGCGCATCACCATATTGATCCCGGTCGGCAGCATGATCATCGCCAACACTATGAATACCCAGGCACTCTTTCTGGATCGATTTCGCGGGGAACTAAAGAGCCATGTTGGCGAGATCGAATCGGCCCTGGCTCTTGGAGCGACACCTGATGCGGCGTCGATTCGCTACCTGCAGGCGGCGTACAAGGCGAGCCTGATCCCCTCTATCGACAACGTGCGCTCGCTGGGCATTGTGTGGATCCCGGGCCTCATGGCCGGAATGATTCTCTCCGGCTCATCGCCTGTCTATGCTGCGCTTTACCAGTTTGTGGTCATCACGACGATCTTCTCTGCCGCCGCTATTACCTGCCTCACGGCAAGCTACCTGATCACCGGCAGGGTCTTCACGGAGCATCAGCAGTTGTTGATCCGCGGCTAA
- a CDS encoding phosphate ABC transporter ATP-binding protein, which yields MSSSPNVLECIDLSRVLPATAEKPAKILLSGVSFPVTRGEVLAVVGPSGAGKSTLLRLLNRLDEPTGGSVLFHGKDYREIPPRELRRQVGMVMQRAFLFPGTIADNVRFGPKQQGIDLPDATVADLLVQVGLAGFADHDALTLSGGEAQRVAITRALANKPEVLLLDEPTSALDDASKLAVESLLESLIRQRHLTCVWVTHDAAQARRMADMVLMLEAGRVTAHGNAKELLHA from the coding sequence ATGAGTTCCTCTCCCAATGTGCTGGAGTGTATTGACTTAAGCCGTGTGTTACCCGCGACGGCAGAGAAGCCTGCCAAAATTCTGCTCAGTGGAGTGAGCTTTCCTGTAACGCGCGGCGAAGTGCTGGCTGTCGTGGGACCGAGCGGCGCGGGCAAGAGCACGCTTCTTCGTTTGCTCAATCGCCTGGACGAGCCCACCGGCGGTTCCGTTCTATTCCATGGAAAGGATTATCGGGAAATTCCTCCGCGCGAGTTACGGCGGCAGGTTGGAATGGTGATGCAGAGAGCCTTCCTCTTTCCCGGTACGATCGCGGACAACGTACGGTTTGGGCCGAAGCAGCAAGGCATCGACCTTCCGGATGCGACGGTTGCGGACCTGCTGGTGCAGGTGGGTCTGGCGGGCTTTGCGGATCATGACGCCTTGACGCTCTCTGGAGGAGAGGCGCAGCGAGTTGCCATCACTCGTGCGCTGGCGAACAAGCCAGAGGTGCTCCTGCTCGACGAGCCGACGTCAGCCCTGGATGACGCTTCGAAACTTGCGGTGGAGAGTCTGCTGGAGTCGCTCATCCGGCAGCGCCACCTCACCTGCGTATGGGTAACACACGATGCGGCGCAGGCCCGGCGAATGGCAGATATGGTCCTGATGCTGGAGGCTGGCCGCGTGACCGCGCACGGCAATGCAAAGGAGCTGCTCCATGCTTAG
- a CDS encoding DUF4142 domain-containing protein, whose product MSYNWIPRGLLWFAASSLLSAGIALGQMQGPPTQGPPNSASPGIGQRPGMDESRPSTETESFSQQQMDQKFVHDALQGGMAEVALGKLAAEKGSNDDVKKFGQRMVDDHTRLGEQMKPVAQQIGVKIPTTLAKQDNELLTKLQGLSGSDFDAAYLQAMVKDHKKDYAEFQRESESAVIPAVKDAAQKGAPVIKSHLDEVQQLAKSNAASSGVTRK is encoded by the coding sequence ATGAGCTATAACTGGATTCCGCGTGGCCTGCTGTGGTTTGCCGCGTCGTCCCTTCTATCGGCAGGGATAGCGCTCGGCCAGATGCAGGGACCCCCGACGCAGGGACCGCCGAACAGCGCCTCTCCCGGAATCGGTCAAAGACCCGGCATGGATGAGAGTCGGCCCTCCACCGAGACAGAAAGCTTCTCGCAGCAGCAGATGGATCAGAAGTTTGTCCATGATGCGCTGCAGGGCGGAATGGCTGAAGTAGCTCTCGGCAAGCTCGCAGCGGAGAAGGGCAGCAATGACGACGTGAAGAAATTCGGTCAGCGTATGGTCGATGACCATACGCGGCTTGGTGAGCAGATGAAACCAGTCGCGCAACAGATCGGTGTCAAGATTCCGACGACTCTCGCCAAGCAGGACAATGAATTGCTGACCAAGCTGCAGGGACTCTCCGGCAGTGACTTCGATGCGGCTTATCTCCAGGCGATGGTGAAGGACCACAAGAAGGATTATGCCGAGTTCCAACGTGAGTCGGAGTCTGCGGTGATTCCGGCAGTGAAGGACGCAGCACAGAAGGGCGCTCCGGTAATCAAATCTCACCTCGATGAGGTGCAGCAACTGGCCAAATCGAATGCGGCATCTTCGGGCGTGACCAGGAAGTAG